The nucleotide sequence TTTATAGACTGGTGGAAATTAACACAAAAAGAAGATACGCTAAAATATTTTTTATTAGATCAATTATTCCACGTTGGCATGATAATGTTAGCATGGTTATACATCAGTAATAATTTTAATGAAATCCTTCCCGGTATACAATATGTTTTAAATTCAACAGCAATTTTAGCTATAATTAGCGTTTATCTAATAGTGATCTTTCCTACCGGTTTTTTGATTGGAAAGGCAACAAAAAGATGGCAATCTGAAATAGAGATCACCCATCAAAAAAATAGTCTAGAAGCTGCAGGAAGATATATAGGTATTTTCGAAAGAATATTGGTTTTAACCTTTATTCTAACCAATAATTTCTCTGCTATCGGATTTCT is from Gillisia sp. Hel1_33_143 and encodes:
- a CDS encoding DUF3307 domain-containing protein; the protein is MMILLQLLIAHILTDFVLQPGSWIAHKRKFKQRSYLLIIHSLIAGVLSVVLLQNIQFWYVGLFITITHYFIDWWKLTQKEDTLKYFLLDQLFHVGMIMLAWLYISNNFNEILPGIQYVLNSTAILAIISVYLIVIFPTGFLIGKATKRWQSEIEITHQKNSLEAAGRYIGIFERILVLTFILTNNFSAIGFLIAAKSILRFSEKSETGARKQTEYVLIGTLMSFAITIILGLLVRNLIF